From Streptomyces sp. NBC_00690, a single genomic window includes:
- a CDS encoding aspartate dehydrogenase domain-containing protein, which translates to MNELTVALIGHGAIGSVIAGALYEGRVPGARLVAIVDPVTPPAPPLPAASLDTALDRAELVVECAGQTALRETGPAVIAAGRHLLALSTGALADDALHQRLLAGPGRLSLCAGAVGGLDLLAAATLRAPFDTVTIRTSKAPGSLLRPWMTEAETTRLHTTTVPYEVLRAPARKVTRAFPATSNVAASVALAVGDWDLVEAVVVADPDATLSRHEIEATGPAGSYRFEIANLPSPSNPRTSGIVPYAVLRAIRAFTGASGDVV; encoded by the coding sequence ATGAACGAGTTGACGGTGGCCCTCATCGGCCACGGAGCCATCGGTTCCGTCATCGCCGGCGCGCTCTACGAAGGACGGGTACCGGGCGCCCGGCTTGTGGCGATCGTCGACCCGGTCACACCACCCGCCCCACCGCTCCCGGCCGCCTCCCTCGACACCGCGCTCGACCGCGCCGAACTGGTCGTCGAATGCGCCGGACAGACCGCGCTCCGCGAAACCGGGCCCGCCGTCATCGCCGCGGGCCGACATCTGCTCGCCCTCTCCACCGGGGCGCTCGCCGACGACGCACTGCACCAACGCCTCCTGGCCGGGCCCGGACGCCTCAGCCTCTGCGCCGGGGCGGTCGGCGGCCTCGACCTGCTGGCCGCCGCCACCCTTCGCGCACCCTTCGACACCGTCACCATCCGTACCTCCAAGGCCCCCGGCTCCTTGCTGCGCCCCTGGATGACCGAGGCCGAGACGACCCGGCTGCACACCACCACCGTGCCGTACGAAGTGCTGCGCGCCCCCGCCCGAAAGGTCACCCGCGCCTTCCCCGCGACCAGCAACGTCGCGGCGTCCGTCGCCCTAGCCGTCGGTGACTGGGACCTCGTCGAAGCCGTCGTCGTCGCCGACCCCGACGCAACCTTGAGCCGCCATGAGATCGAAGCCACCGGCCCCGCCGGCAGCTACCGCTTCGAGATCGCCAACCTGCCCTCGCCGTCGAACCCCCGGACCAGCGGCATCGTGCCGTACGCCGTGCTCCGCGCGATCCGCGCGTTCACCGGAGCCTCGGGAGACGTCGTATGA
- a CDS encoding SDR family oxidoreductase — MDLGLKERAYLVTGASSGVGLATARLLLAEGCCVAACARDGDRLAQVLGPDGDRLITVAADVLDPEAVARLTAAADRRFGRLDGLVNNAGGSLMAPWTSTSREQWRNELELKVFSVLNTVEAALPLLTASDAGAVVNVNAILARQPEPRLAATSAARAALLNLTRTLAADLGPQGVRANSVCLGLIDTGQWRRRHESAGGPLDYEQWSAQLAADRGIPLGRLGTAEEVAFPIASLLSPRSAYITGATVDVGGGVGRYV, encoded by the coding sequence ATGGACCTCGGACTGAAGGAACGGGCCTATCTGGTCACCGGCGCGAGTTCGGGAGTCGGCCTTGCCACCGCCCGGCTGCTCCTCGCCGAGGGCTGTTGCGTCGCCGCGTGCGCCCGCGACGGCGACCGGCTCGCACAAGTCCTCGGCCCCGACGGCGACCGGCTCATCACGGTGGCCGCCGACGTCCTCGACCCGGAAGCGGTCGCCCGGCTCACCGCCGCGGCGGACCGCAGGTTCGGACGGCTGGACGGCCTCGTCAACAACGCCGGCGGCTCACTGATGGCCCCCTGGACGAGCACTTCCCGCGAACAGTGGCGCAACGAACTCGAACTGAAGGTCTTCTCCGTCCTCAACACCGTCGAAGCCGCACTGCCCCTGCTGACGGCATCCGACGCCGGGGCCGTCGTCAACGTCAACGCGATCCTCGCCCGACAGCCCGAACCCCGACTCGCGGCCACCTCCGCGGCACGCGCCGCCCTCCTCAACCTGACCCGCACCCTGGCCGCCGACCTCGGGCCGCAAGGCGTCCGGGCCAACTCCGTCTGTCTGGGCCTCATCGACACCGGACAGTGGCGGCGACGCCACGAGTCCGCTGGCGGCCCCCTCGACTACGAGCAGTGGAGCGCACAACTCGCCGCCGACCGGGGCATCCCCCTCGGTCGCCTCGGCACCGCCGAAGAGGTCGCCTTCCCCATCGCCTCCCTGCTCTCCCCGCGGTCCGCGTACATCACCGGAGCCACGGTCGACGTCGGAGGCGGGGTGGGCCGCTATGTCTGA
- a CDS encoding 4-hydroxyphenylacetate 3-hydroxylase family protein, whose translation MTDTLLDGQTYLESLRDGRTVYIDGEKVKDVTEHPAFRNSARSISRLYDALHDPELRDTLTFEDDQGIRTHRFFAPSRTPDELLKARDAIAAWSRLGYGFMGRTPDYKAAFMASLSSDPDLYAPYADNARAWYRRYASQALFLNHVLVNPPVDRSRPVHEVGDVYVQVVRDNDQGIVVSGAKMLATGSALTHATFVAQNSAVSLEAGKAENFALAFIAPMDTPGCVLISRSSYEARAASPFDHPLSSRFDENDAVLIFKEALIPWENVLIYRDVERANSFFPRSGFVHRSHLQAGTRFAVKLDLMAGLLARAVSSNGTDGFRGVQAALGEVITLRNTAWALTTVMAMDPVEGPGGTVIPNIEHAGALRMFTSQAWERVRELFETHLGGAPLVVPSNHRDLAHPELRPLIDRFYRGSDSSAESRIKLFKLVWDTIGTEFGGRHGLYERVYSGNADQVRIDALNAARRGGLAARLDSLVEECLGDYDLDGWTRGPWVRS comes from the coding sequence ATGACTGACACACTCCTCGACGGACAGACCTACCTCGAAAGCCTGCGGGACGGCCGTACCGTCTACATCGACGGCGAGAAGGTCAAGGACGTCACCGAGCACCCGGCGTTCCGCAACAGCGCCCGCTCGATCTCCCGGCTCTACGACGCGCTGCACGACCCCGAACTGCGCGACACCCTCACCTTCGAGGACGACCAGGGCATCAGGACCCACCGCTTCTTCGCCCCGTCGCGCACCCCGGACGAACTGCTCAAGGCGCGGGACGCCATCGCCGCCTGGTCACGCCTCGGCTACGGCTTCATGGGGCGCACCCCCGACTACAAGGCCGCGTTCATGGCGAGCCTGTCGAGCGACCCCGACCTCTATGCGCCCTACGCCGACAACGCCCGTGCCTGGTACCGCCGCTACGCCTCGCAGGCACTCTTCCTCAACCACGTCCTGGTCAACCCGCCCGTCGACCGCAGCCGACCGGTCCACGAGGTCGGCGATGTCTATGTGCAGGTCGTGCGCGACAACGACCAGGGCATCGTGGTCAGCGGCGCGAAGATGCTGGCGACCGGCTCGGCGCTGACCCACGCCACCTTCGTCGCCCAGAACAGCGCGGTCAGCCTGGAGGCCGGCAAGGCCGAGAACTTCGCGCTCGCCTTCATCGCCCCGATGGACACCCCCGGCTGTGTGCTGATCAGCCGCAGTTCGTACGAAGCCCGTGCCGCGAGCCCGTTCGACCACCCCCTGTCGTCCCGGTTCGACGAGAACGACGCGGTCCTCATCTTCAAGGAGGCGCTGATCCCCTGGGAGAACGTGCTGATCTACCGGGACGTGGAGCGGGCCAACTCCTTCTTCCCGCGCTCCGGATTCGTCCACCGCTCCCACCTCCAGGCCGGGACCCGGTTCGCCGTCAAACTCGACCTGATGGCCGGGCTGCTCGCCCGCGCGGTCTCGTCGAACGGCACCGACGGGTTCCGCGGGGTACAGGCCGCCCTCGGTGAGGTCATCACCCTGCGCAACACGGCCTGGGCGCTGACCACGGTCATGGCGATGGACCCGGTCGAAGGACCCGGCGGGACCGTCATACCCAACATCGAGCACGCGGGCGCGCTGCGGATGTTCACCTCGCAGGCGTGGGAACGGGTACGCGAACTGTTCGAAACACACCTCGGCGGTGCACCCCTGGTCGTCCCTTCCAACCACCGCGATCTGGCCCATCCCGAACTGCGCCCGCTGATCGACCGCTTCTACCGTGGCTCCGACTCCTCCGCCGAAAGCCGCATCAAGCTCTTCAAGTTGGTCTGGGACACCATCGGAACCGAGTTTGGAGGTCGGCACGGACTGTACGAGCGGGTCTACTCCGGCAATGCGGACCAGGTCAGGATCGACGCACTCAACGCCGCCCGACGCGGTGGTCTCGCCGCCCGGCTCGACTCCCTGGTCGAAGAGTGCTTGGGCGACTATGACCTCGACGGTTGGACCCGCGGACCGTGGGTGCGGTCGTGA
- a CDS encoding thiamine pyrophosphate-binding protein, with translation MSHRSEGAGLKPDDRDGHDRRQDHGDGGDLLVTVLREQRAEVVFGVVSVHNMPLVEAVDRELRFVPVRHEAAAVNAADAHARVTGGLGVALTSTGTGSGNAAGSLIEAQSGGASVLHITGQIDSQYLGLGRGVIHETRDQTGLLRAVSHHTTTVRPGADAGALLRYAAGRARTPPRGPVSVEWPIDLQYARQPLTGPLAPVSAPPEADHAQLAHAAELLATARRPLIWAGGGAREAGGALRTLAERLGAPVLSSNAGRGALPEDHPLAVGNFAASPAGRELLTDCDVLLSVGTHFRSNETADYSIPVPARHVQIDIDPRAIGRVFPAAAGVVGAAAPVLTALLELLGEHTCEEGWRERGAAAAARARAALRTAIGPYALICDTLRDRFPRQSVIARDVTIASSQWGNRLLEIHHPTTNLFPLGGGIGQGLAMGIGGAIARPDAPTLVIAGDGGLAVHLGELGTLAQERPWLVLCVFNDGGYGVLRNMQDVHCSRRSGVDLATPDFAALAAAYGLPFQRVTTADDFPGALDKSLATRGPCVIEIDVNAIGPTPVPFTPPVSIPGS, from the coding sequence ATGTCGCACCGCAGTGAAGGGGCAGGACTGAAACCCGACGACCGTGACGGCCACGACCGCCGTCAAGACCACGGCGACGGCGGCGATCTGCTGGTGACCGTGCTGCGCGAACAGCGCGCCGAAGTGGTCTTCGGCGTGGTGAGCGTGCACAACATGCCGCTCGTCGAAGCCGTCGACCGCGAACTGCGGTTCGTCCCCGTGCGTCACGAGGCCGCAGCCGTGAATGCGGCCGACGCCCACGCCCGCGTCACGGGCGGTCTAGGCGTCGCGCTGACGAGCACCGGCACCGGCAGCGGCAACGCGGCCGGATCGCTGATCGAAGCCCAGTCCGGTGGCGCGTCCGTCCTCCACATCACCGGCCAGATCGACAGCCAGTACCTCGGCCTCGGCCGCGGTGTGATCCACGAGACCCGCGATCAGACCGGGCTCCTGCGCGCGGTCTCCCACCACACCACGACCGTACGGCCCGGAGCGGACGCCGGGGCCCTGCTCCGCTACGCCGCCGGCCGCGCCCGCACACCACCCCGCGGCCCGGTCAGCGTCGAATGGCCGATCGACCTCCAGTACGCGAGGCAGCCCCTGACAGGTCCCCTCGCCCCCGTCTCCGCACCGCCCGAAGCGGATCACGCCCAACTCGCCCACGCGGCAGAGCTGCTGGCAACGGCCCGACGCCCCCTGATCTGGGCGGGCGGCGGTGCCCGGGAAGCCGGGGGAGCACTGCGCACCCTCGCCGAACGCCTCGGCGCCCCCGTACTGTCGAGCAACGCGGGCCGGGGCGCCCTGCCCGAGGACCACCCCCTGGCGGTCGGCAACTTCGCCGCCTCACCGGCCGGCCGAGAACTGCTCACCGACTGCGATGTGCTGCTCAGCGTCGGCACCCACTTCCGCTCCAACGAGACCGCCGACTACTCCATCCCCGTCCCCGCACGGCATGTGCAGATCGACATCGACCCACGGGCGATCGGCCGGGTCTTCCCCGCCGCCGCCGGAGTGGTCGGCGCTGCGGCACCGGTACTCACCGCACTCCTCGAACTGCTGGGGGAGCACACCTGCGAGGAGGGATGGCGAGAACGCGGCGCTGCCGCCGCGGCCCGCGCCCGCGCCGCCCTGCGCACCGCGATCGGCCCCTACGCACTGATCTGCGACACCCTCCGGGACCGGTTCCCCCGGCAATCCGTGATCGCCCGCGATGTCACCATCGCCTCCAGCCAGTGGGGCAATCGGCTGTTGGAGATCCACCACCCCACCACCAATCTCTTCCCGCTCGGTGGCGGCATCGGCCAGGGCCTGGCCATGGGCATCGGCGGCGCCATCGCAAGGCCCGACGCCCCCACCCTCGTCATCGCAGGGGACGGCGGCCTCGCCGTACACCTCGGTGAACTCGGCACCCTCGCCCAAGAACGCCCCTGGCTCGTGCTCTGCGTCTTCAACGACGGCGGCTACGGCGTGCTCCGCAACATGCAGGACGTCCATTGCAGCCGGCGCAGCGGAGTGGACCTGGCGACCCCCGACTTCGCAGCGCTCGCCGCCGCGTACGGACTCCCCTTCCAACGGGTCACCACCGCCGATGACTTCCCCGGCGCGCTCGACAAGAGCCTCGCCACCCGCGGTCCCTGCGTCATCGAGATCGACGTCAATGCGATCGGCCCGACGCCCGTCCCCTTCACCCCGCCCGTCTCGATCCCGGGTTCCTGA
- a CDS encoding alpha/beta fold hydrolase — translation MNTPAVSGEHIIASGSRIHVDTAGRHGSPVLLLHGIGSSAVSFAGQLAELARQHRVMAWDAPGYARSDDPELPFRMDDFADAAAAVLTALAPGPAHVVGVSWGGVIATRLALRHPGLVRSLVLADSTRGSGRTPEGAAAMRARVHELTRDGVHEFARARAPRLLSDRAPASAVAAVREVMAASVRLPGYAEAAASMADTDHTAALPGLKLPTLVLVGEHDQITGVEESRTVQRLVPDSRLTVIPGAGHLANQERPDLFTALVADFLAEQDGGAPGPATTEDAHHGDGPGPSTKEDPWTSD, via the coding sequence ATGAACACCCCGGCCGTCAGCGGAGAACACATCATCGCCTCCGGATCCCGCATCCACGTCGACACCGCGGGCCGGCACGGCTCACCGGTACTGCTGCTCCACGGCATCGGTTCGTCCGCCGTGTCCTTCGCCGGCCAACTCGCCGAACTCGCCCGTCAGCACCGGGTCATGGCCTGGGACGCCCCCGGCTACGCCCGGTCCGACGACCCGGAACTCCCCTTCCGCATGGACGACTTCGCCGATGCCGCCGCGGCCGTGCTGACCGCCCTCGCACCCGGCCCCGCACATGTCGTGGGCGTCTCCTGGGGCGGGGTCATCGCCACCCGGCTCGCCCTGCGCCACCCCGGTCTGGTGCGTTCACTCGTCCTCGCGGACTCGACCCGCGGCTCCGGCCGCACCCCCGAGGGCGCGGCGGCGATGCGCGCACGCGTACACGAACTGACCCGGGACGGAGTCCACGAGTTCGCCCGCGCCAGAGCGCCCCGGCTGCTCTCCGACCGGGCACCCGCCTCGGCCGTCGCCGCCGTACGCGAGGTGATGGCGGCCTCCGTGCGACTGCCGGGATACGCCGAGGCCGCCGCCTCCATGGCCGACACCGATCACACCGCGGCCCTGCCCGGACTGAAGCTCCCCACGCTCGTGCTCGTCGGCGAACACGACCAGATCACCGGAGTGGAGGAGTCACGGACCGTGCAACGACTCGTTCCCGACAGCCGACTCACCGTCATCCCCGGCGCCGGCCACCTCGCCAACCAGGAGCGGCCCGACCTTTTCACCGCGCTCGTCGCCGACTTCCTCGCCGAACAGGACGGCGGGGCACCGGGCCCCGCGACCACCGAGGACGCACACCACGGCGACGGCCCCGGCCCGTCGACGAAGGAGGACCCATGGACCTCGGACTGA